In one Deinococcus humi genomic region, the following are encoded:
- a CDS encoding phosphatidylserine decarboxylase translates to MRLRRLLLPIAAGTAAWYLRSVYRFRDPVRVPPTQPGAVISPADGVVSFVRRTEGGKVQSDALNAALKVEDLLGAAVQNGWLMGIFVGPLDVHYVYQPVSGQVTDVQHIGSRSNAALLGPVEALSMLAGQPTDLLAGRGTLENERLSAEIKGEVGQVAVTLVAPGAGLQATSYLKPGDSASAGHKAAFLAEGGLVVVHVPAELTPQVSVGERVTGAQTVIASGSHI, encoded by the coding sequence ATGCGTCTGCGCCGTCTGCTTCTCCCGATTGCCGCTGGAACCGCCGCGTGGTACTTGCGGAGCGTTTACCGATTCCGCGATCCGGTGCGCGTACCGCCGACCCAGCCGGGCGCGGTGATCAGTCCCGCCGATGGCGTGGTCAGTTTCGTGCGGCGCACTGAGGGCGGCAAGGTCCAGAGCGACGCGCTGAACGCCGCCCTGAAGGTCGAGGACCTGCTGGGTGCGGCGGTGCAGAACGGCTGGCTGATGGGCATCTTCGTCGGGCCGCTGGACGTCCATTACGTGTATCAGCCAGTGAGCGGTCAGGTCACGGACGTGCAGCACATCGGCAGCCGCAGCAACGCTGCGCTGCTCGGCCCGGTCGAGGCGCTCTCCATGCTGGCCGGACAGCCCACCGACCTGCTGGCCGGACGCGGCACGCTGGAAAACGAGCGTCTGAGCGCCGAGATCAAGGGTGAGGTAGGCCAGGTCGCGGTGACCCTGGTGGCCCCTGGCGCGGGGCTGCAGGCCACCTCCTACCTCAAGCCGGGAGACAGCGCCAGTGCGGGGCACAAGGCCGCCTTCCTGGCCGAGGGCGGCCTTGTGGTGGTGCACGTTCCTGCCGAACTGACCCCGCAGGTCAGCGTGGGCGAGCGCGTGACGGGCGCGCAGACCGTGATCGCTTCCGGCAGCCACATTTAA
- a CDS encoding aspartate carbamoyltransferase catalytic subunit, whose amino-acid sequence MSAPASARTPRPRHLLDFQDWSPERLSAILDNADTMLQVLDRPVKKVPALQGLTVCNAFFENSTRTRTSFELAARRMSADVLTFAAGNSSVSKGESLRDTVEVLTAYKVDAYIVRHHAAGAGHLVARYSGKPVINAGDGRRAHPTQALLDAYTVRQEFGSLTGKRVAIIGDIRHSRVARSNAELLPKLGAEVVLCGPATLLPADLAALPGVTLTSDPQEAVRGAHAVMALRLQKERMSGGFLGSLQEYADVYQVNEGLMAEAESGAIVLHPGPMNRDLEISGEAADGARSRILQQVENGQAIRMSVLYHLLVGRD is encoded by the coding sequence GTGAGCGCCCCAGCCTCCGCCCGGACCCCCCGGCCCCGGCACCTGCTGGACTTTCAGGACTGGTCCCCGGAACGCCTCTCGGCCATTCTGGACAACGCCGACACCATGTTGCAGGTGCTGGACCGGCCCGTGAAGAAGGTGCCTGCGCTGCAGGGACTGACCGTCTGCAACGCCTTTTTCGAGAACTCCACGCGCACCCGCACCTCCTTCGAGCTGGCCGCCCGCCGCATGAGTGCCGACGTGCTGACTTTTGCAGCCGGGAACAGCAGCGTCAGCAAGGGCGAATCGCTGCGCGACACCGTGGAGGTGCTGACCGCCTACAAGGTGGACGCCTACATCGTGCGCCACCACGCCGCCGGGGCCGGGCATCTGGTGGCGCGCTACAGCGGCAAGCCAGTGATCAACGCCGGGGATGGCCGCCGCGCCCACCCAACCCAGGCGCTGCTGGACGCCTACACGGTCCGCCAGGAATTTGGCAGCCTGACGGGCAAGCGGGTGGCGATTATCGGCGACATTCGCCACAGCCGCGTGGCGCGGAGCAACGCCGAACTGCTGCCCAAACTGGGGGCCGAGGTCGTACTGTGCGGCCCGGCCACCCTGCTGCCCGCCGATCTGGCCGCGCTGCCGGGCGTGACGCTGACCAGCGATCCGCAGGAAGCGGTGCGCGGCGCTCACGCGGTCATGGCCCTGCGCCTGCAAAAGGAGCGCATGAGTGGCGGGTTCCTGGGCAGCCTGCAGGAATACGCCGACGTGTATCAGGTCAACGAAGGGTTGATGGCCGAGGCCGAGAGCGGCGCCATCGTCCTGCACCCCGGCCCCATGAACCGCGATCTGGAAATCAGCGGCGAGGCGGCAGACGGCGCGAGGAGCCGCATCCTGCAACAGGTGGAAAATGGGCAGGCCATTCGCATGAGCGTGCTGTACCACCTGCTGGTGGGCCGCGACTGA
- a CDS encoding Hsp20/alpha crystallin family protein: MMRFDPFRDIEELTQRMDRAFGQGMSGNVRLAPPVDVHEDEQGLELTLDLPGVKPEDIQIEAESQTLTVQAERKYNRTEGRTAHRVERAYGTLVRTFSVPAKYDLGKVQADFDHGTLTLSVPRSEAAQKRSISVRSGGQDTQSNGSRTLDAVQSGGQNDQKRDAITDGAADMTAHKGQSSAQKGKAQSA; this comes from the coding sequence ATGATGCGATTCGATCCCTTCCGCGACATTGAAGAACTGACCCAGCGCATGGACCGCGCCTTTGGCCAGGGCATGAGCGGCAATGTCCGCCTCGCCCCGCCCGTGGACGTTCACGAGGACGAGCAGGGGCTGGAACTGACTCTGGATCTGCCCGGCGTGAAGCCAGAGGACATCCAGATTGAGGCCGAGAGCCAGACCCTGACCGTGCAGGCCGAGCGCAAATACAACCGCACGGAGGGGCGCACGGCCCACCGCGTCGAGCGTGCCTACGGCACCCTAGTGCGGACTTTCAGCGTGCCCGCCAAGTACGATCTGGGCAAGGTACAGGCGGACTTCGACCACGGCACCCTGACCCTCAGCGTGCCCCGCAGCGAGGCTGCCCAGAAGCGCAGCATCAGCGTCCGCAGCGGCGGCCAGGACACCCAGTCCAACGGTTCCAGAACGCTGGACGCCGTACAGAGTGGCGGACAGAACGACCAGAAGCGCGACGCCATCACGGACGGGGCAGCCGACATGACGGCCCATAAGGGCCAGTCGAGTGCCCAGAAAGGCAAAGCACAGAGCGCCTGA
- the pyrR gene encoding bifunctional pyr operon transcriptional regulator/uracil phosphoribosyltransferase PyrR: MSGPKAIILSDDETRRALTRIAHEIVERNKGADKLALIGIHTRGIPLATRLAAKLSELEGVDVPTGMLDITLYRDDLSEVAHQPIIRETQVPFDISQRRVVLVDDVLYTGRTVRAALDALIDLGRPAGIQLAVLVDRGHRELPIRADYVGKNLPTASSEVVKVKLHETDGGMDSVELWDLTDLKAELK; encoded by the coding sequence ATGAGTGGTCCCAAGGCCATCATCCTCAGCGACGATGAGACGCGCCGCGCCCTCACCCGCATCGCCCACGAGATCGTGGAACGCAATAAGGGTGCGGACAAGCTGGCCCTGATCGGCATCCACACGCGCGGCATTCCGCTGGCGACCCGGCTGGCCGCCAAGCTGTCCGAACTGGAGGGCGTGGACGTGCCCACGGGGATGCTCGACATCACCCTGTACCGCGACGATCTGAGCGAGGTGGCCCACCAGCCGATCATCCGCGAGACGCAGGTGCCCTTCGACATCTCGCAGCGCCGCGTGGTGCTGGTGGACGACGTGCTGTACACCGGACGCACTGTGCGGGCCGCGCTAGACGCGCTGATTGATCTGGGCCGCCCCGCCGGAATCCAGCTGGCCGTTCTGGTGGACCGGGGCCACCGCGAACTGCCGATCCGCGCCGACTACGTGGGCAAGAACCTTCCCACCGCCAGCAGCGAGGTGGTCAAGGTCAAGCTGCATGAAACCGACGGCGGCATGGACAGTGTGGAACTGTGGGACCTGACGGACCTGAAGGCGGAGTTGAAGTGA
- the hisD gene encoding histidinol dehydrogenase, whose protein sequence is MQVLEGPDARAALTRSFNEIPVPDSVLARIEGMFGEPLTPQQVVERILADVRGRGDEALRDWTERLDGSRPEALAVSTDEIEAATVAPELHGAIRLAIARVRDFYKQQPAHGFLNHGPDGALGQLVRPLGRVGVYVPGGLAPLISTLIHTAVPAQVAGVPDIVVATPPGRDGQINPAILVAAHELGITQVYRVGGAQAIGALAYGTRSIGAVDKIAGPGNLFVVIAKRLVYGQTGIESLPGPTETLVLADDSADARHVAADLLAQAEHLGAEPVLVSVSRELLIRVQAELNGQLEALPEPNRSWARDSVSARMKVVLAADLEEGLELSNLYAPEHLCLLTRDPWSLLGRVQRAGGVFIGEYSMEALGDYVAGPSHVMPTGGTARFASPVNVRDFQNIISVVGVNEATLRRIGPAGAALARAEGLEAHARAIESRLGQD, encoded by the coding sequence ATGCAAGTTCTCGAAGGCCCTGACGCCCGCGCCGCCCTGACCCGCAGTTTCAATGAAATCCCCGTGCCAGACAGTGTGCTGGCCCGTATCGAGGGCATGTTCGGCGAGCCACTGACCCCGCAGCAAGTCGTCGAACGCATCCTGGCCGACGTGCGCGGGCGGGGCGACGAGGCCCTGCGCGACTGGACCGAGCGGCTGGACGGCTCGCGCCCGGAGGCGCTGGCCGTTAGTACCGACGAGATTGAGGCGGCCACGGTGGCGCCTGAACTTCACGGCGCCATCCGGCTTGCCATTGCCCGCGTCCGGGACTTCTATAAGCAGCAGCCCGCGCACGGTTTCCTGAACCACGGGCCGGACGGCGCGCTGGGGCAACTGGTGCGCCCGCTGGGCCGGGTGGGCGTGTATGTGCCCGGCGGCCTCGCGCCGCTGATCAGCACGCTGATCCACACGGCGGTTCCTGCGCAGGTGGCGGGCGTGCCGGACATCGTGGTGGCGACGCCGCCGGGACGGGACGGACAGATCAATCCGGCCATTCTGGTGGCCGCGCACGAGCTGGGCATCACGCAGGTCTACCGGGTGGGCGGCGCGCAGGCCATCGGGGCGCTCGCCTACGGCACCCGGAGCATCGGGGCGGTGGACAAGATCGCCGGGCCGGGCAACCTCTTCGTGGTGATTGCCAAGCGTCTGGTCTACGGTCAGACCGGAATCGAGAGCCTGCCCGGGCCGACGGAAACGCTGGTGCTGGCCGACGACAGCGCCGACGCCCGCCATGTCGCTGCCGATCTGCTGGCGCAGGCCGAGCATCTGGGCGCGGAGCCGGTGCTGGTCTCGGTCAGCCGGGAGCTGCTGATCCGGGTGCAGGCCGAGTTGAACGGCCAGCTGGAGGCCCTGCCCGAACCCAACCGGAGCTGGGCGCGCGACAGTGTCTCGGCGCGCATGAAAGTGGTGCTGGCGGCCGATCTGGAGGAGGGCCTGGAGTTGTCCAACCTGTACGCCCCCGAACACCTGTGTCTGCTGACCCGCGACCCATGGAGCCTGCTGGGCCGGGTGCAGCGGGCGGGCGGCGTCTTTATCGGTGAATACAGCATGGAGGCGCTCGGGGATTACGTCGCTGGTCCCAGCCACGTGATGCCCACGGGCGGCACCGCCCGCTTTGCCAGCCCGGTCAACGTGCGCGACTTCCAGAACATCATCAGCGTGGTGGGCGTGAACGAGGCCACCCTGCGCCGCATCGGACCAGCCGGGGCCGCCCTGGCGCGGGCCGAGGGACTGGAGGCGCACGCACGGGCGATTGAGAGTCGGCTGGGACAGGACTAA
- the lptB gene encoding LPS export ABC transporter ATP-binding protein, whose translation MTAPAPQTPSFPAATPVSADLTGTAQVQARPDLVARGLSKTYGRRSVVRDVDFTVRPGEIVALFGPNGAGKTTTFYMLVGFIRPGGGTIQLGDRDVTRLPMHERARMGLGYLPQEPSAFRKLSARDNLLAILEYQKLSRDEQHARADALLAEFGLSHLANSFAYQLSGGERRRLELARALTTDPDYLLLDEPFTGVDPKSIREIQRLIRELRDRRGIGVFITDHNVRETIALTDRVYLMFDGQVKFEGTPQEFARDTHARNDYLGDDFEL comes from the coding sequence GTGACCGCGCCCGCCCCCCAGACCCCGAGTTTCCCGGCTGCGACGCCTGTTTCTGCCGACTTGACAGGAACGGCACAGGTTCAGGCCCGGCCCGATCTGGTGGCGCGGGGCCTGAGCAAGACCTACGGCCGGCGCTCGGTGGTGCGGGACGTGGACTTCACGGTGCGGCCCGGTGAGATCGTGGCGCTGTTCGGTCCCAACGGGGCAGGGAAGACCACCACCTTCTACATGCTGGTGGGGTTTATCCGTCCTGGCGGGGGCACGATTCAGCTGGGCGACAGGGATGTAACGCGCCTGCCCATGCACGAACGTGCCCGCATGGGCCTGGGCTACTTGCCGCAGGAACCCAGCGCTTTTCGCAAGCTGAGTGCCCGCGACAACCTGCTGGCGATTCTGGAATACCAGAAGCTGTCCAGGGATGAGCAGCACGCCCGCGCTGACGCGCTACTGGCTGAGTTCGGTCTGTCGCATCTGGCCAACAGCTTCGCCTACCAGCTCTCGGGCGGGGAGCGCCGTCGTCTGGAGCTGGCGCGCGCCCTGACCACCGATCCTGATTATCTGCTGCTGGACGAGCCGTTCACCGGCGTGGACCCCAAGAGCATCCGCGAGATTCAGCGCCTGATCCGCGAATTGCGGGACCGCCGGGGCATCGGTGTCTTTATCACCGATCACAACGTCCGTGAGACCATTGCGCTGACGGACCGGGTGTACCTGATGTTCGACGGCCAGGTCAAGTTCGAGGGCACGCCCCAGGAATTTGCGCGGGACACGCATGCCCGCAACGACTACCTGGGTGACGACTTTGAGCTGTAG
- a CDS encoding ABC transporter substrate-binding protein, with amino-acid sequence MRRLFPLSALLLPAALLNSAASAAPLRLEFWHAMTGVQGTVSDYAAAFNKAQSAYEIVPVAQGNYREMQPKLDAAIRAGKPPALAQVEFTQFPTLAADGQLLDLGQAVAALPDSLTGDFYPAVWKSGQFGGKTYGLPWNISVPVLMYNAGALKKAGIKAPDTWTELEAAAARLAGGSRRPLVALADAWTFEANVLSRGGALVDGTKPSLNSPDAVEALTQLARMSAAKTAQPRTLNDATRAAFDFARGQNVFALASVANWTDARKLPFFDLGIAPFPCEKPGACTVPLGGATLSVPRGNSAAAQAGALAFWQFLNEPTRLANWVQTTAYAPPRRAVTPLLEAWYAKNPQLRAAHAQLSRAVPRPAVPAYAGWTRLLEDAINGATNGKLSARAALDEAQRQALK; translated from the coding sequence GTGCGCCGTCTCTTTCCTCTCTCTGCCCTGCTGCTCCCCGCCGCGTTGCTGAACAGCGCCGCCAGCGCTGCGCCGCTGCGTCTGGAATTCTGGCATGCCATGACCGGCGTGCAGGGCACGGTGAGCGACTATGCGGCGGCCTTTAACAAAGCCCAGAGCGCCTACGAGATCGTGCCGGTGGCGCAGGGCAACTACCGCGAAATGCAGCCCAAACTGGACGCGGCCATCAGGGCCGGAAAACCCCCGGCGCTGGCCCAGGTGGAGTTTACGCAATTTCCGACACTGGCGGCGGATGGGCAGTTGCTGGACCTGGGACAGGCGGTGGCCGCTTTGCCGGACAGCCTGACCGGCGATTTTTACCCGGCGGTGTGGAAATCGGGCCAGTTTGGCGGCAAGACCTACGGCTTGCCGTGGAATATCAGCGTGCCGGTGCTGATGTACAACGCCGGAGCGCTGAAAAAGGCTGGGATCAAGGCCCCTGACACCTGGACCGAACTGGAAGCCGCCGCCGCCAGACTCGCAGGTGGATCCAGACGCCCGCTGGTGGCGCTGGCCGATGCCTGGACCTTCGAGGCCAATGTGCTGTCGCGCGGGGGCGCGCTGGTGGACGGCACAAAACCGTCCCTGAACAGCCCGGACGCTGTGGAAGCCCTGACCCAGCTGGCCCGCATGAGCGCCGCGAAAACCGCCCAGCCCCGCACCCTGAACGACGCCACCCGGGCCGCCTTCGATTTTGCGCGCGGTCAGAACGTGTTTGCCCTCGCCAGTGTCGCCAACTGGACCGACGCGCGCAAGCTGCCGTTTTTTGACCTGGGCATCGCCCCCTTTCCCTGCGAGAAGCCAGGCGCCTGCACCGTGCCGTTGGGCGGAGCCACCCTGAGCGTTCCGCGCGGCAACAGTGCGGCGGCCCAGGCGGGCGCGCTGGCCTTCTGGCAATTTCTAAACGAGCCGACGCGGCTGGCAAACTGGGTGCAGACCACCGCCTACGCGCCACCCCGCCGCGCGGTGACACCCCTGCTGGAGGCCTGGTATGCCAAGAACCCACAACTGCGCGCCGCCCACGCCCAGTTGAGCCGCGCCGTACCGCGTCCCGCCGTCCCCGCCTACGCGGGCTGGACCCGGCTGCTGGAAGACGCGATCAACGGGGCCACCAACGGCAAGCTGAGTGCCAGGGCCGCCCTGGACGAGGCCCAGCGGCAAGCACTAAAGTAA
- a CDS encoding DUF3084 domain-containing protein: MLWLFLPFVVVLSGVVAYAADTIARKAGRKHIRLFGLRPKTTALLVAVLSGMAISAASLAAFLLLNRNAVATIAEADQLRPRIESLRQEVGAVQGELQAAQKERDQAQQEADRSAKLQAQAEQNLRAIRRQLDVTRAAEKTLREETSTLQGQVDEQTATLKTLEARAAENRRKLAASEKALKASEERAQTLDSQVVELNTRVALAEQEAQSAQARADEAQATAQAQQDRAAAAQASARAAQEKAAAAQTQARQQVQAAQAQAAKQVAAAQTSVQQARQNAAAQIAAAGKQVRDLEAQVTTLEQSREQAANALTVALAAASAAKQQQQAAQQARDQLTAQRDALMVQRDKLVADGLRLAKERDQAARERTQATADRDKVRKDLTALQQQQRQLQASNDQLKNSNDSLARALADARASLGKLQDENLSSRTELSASRNTDLAYPKNELVYAAVVPGVRNLDSFLKDAAGAAQMRGSKGTASAPSARLSGSARSALETKLRGLNASTFVQCRAAQNAAVGFPVDLSCDARPNTVLYRGGEIIRRANITLGGDPRALQDQISDLVRDAVTEITTRGVPSEYIVNKGLDVSELVTLLERLGRRTGGTAVVGVAARDDVRPSMRVDLYPVLP; this comes from the coding sequence GTGCTGTGGTTGTTCCTGCCCTTTGTGGTGGTGCTGTCGGGTGTGGTGGCCTACGCCGCCGACACCATTGCGCGCAAGGCCGGGCGCAAGCACATCCGCCTGTTCGGGCTGCGCCCCAAGACCACGGCGCTGCTGGTAGCGGTGCTGTCGGGCATGGCGATCAGCGCGGCCAGTCTGGCGGCCTTCTTGCTGCTCAACCGCAACGCCGTGGCCACCATTGCCGAGGCCGATCAGTTGCGTCCGCGCATCGAATCCCTGCGTCAGGAGGTTGGCGCCGTTCAGGGTGAATTGCAAGCGGCCCAGAAGGAACGCGATCAGGCGCAGCAGGAGGCCGACAGATCCGCGAAATTGCAGGCCCAGGCCGAGCAGAACCTCAGGGCAATTCGCCGGCAGCTGGACGTCACCCGCGCTGCCGAAAAGACCTTGCGGGAAGAAACCAGCACCCTGCAGGGACAGGTGGACGAGCAGACCGCCACCCTTAAGACCCTGGAGGCCCGTGCCGCCGAGAACCGCAGGAAGCTCGCCGCCTCTGAGAAGGCCCTGAAAGCCAGCGAGGAACGTGCGCAGACGCTGGACAGTCAGGTGGTGGAGCTCAACACCCGCGTTGCCCTGGCCGAGCAGGAGGCCCAGTCAGCCCAGGCGCGCGCAGATGAGGCGCAGGCCACCGCGCAGGCGCAGCAGGACAGGGCAGCGGCGGCGCAGGCCAGCGCCAGGGCCGCGCAAGAGAAGGCGGCTGCCGCCCAAACCCAGGCAAGGCAACAGGTGCAGGCCGCGCAGGCGCAGGCCGCAAAACAGGTGGCGGCAGCCCAGACCAGCGTTCAGCAGGCCAGGCAGAACGCCGCCGCGCAGATCGCGGCTGCCGGAAAGCAGGTCAGGGACCTTGAGGCCCAGGTCACGACGCTGGAGCAGTCCCGCGAGCAGGCCGCCAACGCGTTGACCGTCGCTCTGGCTGCCGCCTCTGCCGCCAAGCAGCAGCAGCAGGCCGCCCAGCAGGCCAGAGATCAGCTCACGGCGCAGCGCGACGCGTTGATGGTCCAGCGCGACAAGCTGGTGGCCGATGGGCTGCGGCTGGCCAAAGAACGTGATCAGGCAGCGCGGGAGCGCACCCAGGCCACGGCGGACCGGGACAAGGTGCGCAAGGATCTGACGGCCCTGCAACAGCAGCAGCGGCAACTTCAGGCCAGCAACGATCAGCTCAAGAACAGCAACGATTCGCTGGCGCGCGCCCTGGCCGACGCCCGTGCCAGCCTGGGCAAGTTGCAGGACGAGAACCTGTCCAGCCGCACCGAACTGAGCGCCAGCCGCAACACCGATCTGGCCTACCCCAAAAACGAGCTGGTCTACGCCGCCGTGGTGCCCGGCGTGCGCAATCTGGACAGCTTTCTGAAAGACGCTGCGGGCGCTGCGCAGATGCGCGGCTCCAAGGGAACGGCCAGCGCCCCCAGTGCCCGCCTGAGCGGCAGCGCCCGCAGCGCACTGGAAACCAAACTGCGCGGGCTGAACGCCAGTACCTTCGTGCAGTGCCGTGCCGCCCAGAACGCCGCAGTGGGCTTTCCGGTGGATCTGAGCTGTGACGCCCGCCCCAACACTGTGCTGTACCGGGGCGGTGAGATCATCCGGCGCGCCAATATCACGCTGGGGGGCGATCCACGCGCCCTGCAGGATCAGATCAGCGACCTTGTGCGCGACGCCGTGACCGAAATCACCACACGCGGTGTGCCCAGCGAGTACATCGTCAATAAGGGCCTGGACGTGTCTGAGCTGGTGACCCTGCTGGAGCGGCTGGGACGGCGCACCGGGGGCACGGCCGTGGTGGGCGTGGCCGCGCGGGACGACGTGAGACCCAGTATGCGGGTGGACCTGTACCCGGTGTTGCCCTGA
- a CDS encoding phosphopentomutase, producing MLLTVIVLDSVGAGELPDAEAFGDVGSHTINHTLEAAPVALPNLARLGLGHIPTIQTSPETVPDVPAGGGYGRLREVSPGKDTSTGHWEFMGVQLEHAFQIFPDGFPTAVMEPFDAATGHGHLCNKPYSGTEVIRDYGREHLETGDPIVYTSGDSVFQIAAHEDVVPLETLYEWCEAARALLHGEFAVARVIARPFRGEWPFERAGEHRRDFSLTPPPTVLDAAKDAGRAVIGIGKIPDIYAHQGFTEEIHTDSNADGIRKTIERMRQAGQDGTDGLIYTNLVDFDSKYGHRRDPAGYSHCLAEFDAALPEIMASVPEDGALIIISDHGNDPTWHGTDHTREHGLLLVYRPGMNGVNLGERSTFADIGATTTEALGVKWTGPGESFWQALK from the coding sequence ATGTTGCTGACCGTGATCGTGCTGGACTCCGTGGGCGCAGGCGAACTGCCCGACGCGGAGGCGTTCGGGGACGTGGGGTCCCACACCATCAACCACACCCTGGAAGCCGCTCCCGTGGCCCTGCCCAATCTGGCGCGGCTGGGACTGGGGCATATCCCCACCATCCAGACCTCGCCCGAAACTGTCCCGGATGTGCCCGCCGGGGGCGGCTACGGGCGGCTGCGCGAGGTCAGCCCCGGCAAGGACACCTCCACCGGGCACTGGGAGTTCATGGGCGTGCAACTCGAACACGCCTTCCAGATCTTCCCCGACGGTTTCCCGACTGCCGTGATGGAGCCGTTCGACGCTGCCACCGGCCACGGCCACCTGTGCAACAAGCCCTACAGCGGCACGGAAGTGATCCGCGACTACGGCAGGGAACACCTGGAGACCGGCGACCCCATCGTGTACACCAGCGGCGACAGCGTGTTCCAGATTGCTGCGCACGAGGACGTGGTGCCGCTGGAAACGCTGTACGAATGGTGCGAGGCTGCCCGCGCGCTGCTTCACGGTGAATTCGCCGTGGCCCGCGTGATCGCCCGACCCTTCCGGGGCGAGTGGCCCTTCGAGCGTGCGGGCGAACACCGCCGCGACTTCAGCCTGACGCCGCCGCCTACGGTGCTGGACGCCGCCAAGGACGCGGGCAGGGCTGTGATCGGCATCGGCAAGATTCCCGACATCTACGCCCACCAGGGCTTCACCGAGGAGATTCACACCGACAGCAACGCCGACGGCATCCGCAAGACCATCGAGCGCATGCGGCAGGCGGGCCAGGACGGCACCGATGGGCTGATCTACACCAATCTGGTGGACTTCGATTCCAAGTACGGCCACCGCCGCGATCCGGCGGGTTACAGCCACTGTCTGGCCGAGTTCGACGCTGCCCTGCCCGAGATCATGGCCAGCGTGCCGGAGGACGGGGCGCTGATCATCATCAGCGATCACGGCAACGACCCCACCTGGCACGGCACCGATCACACGCGGGAGCATGGGCTGCTGCTGGTCTACCGGCCTGGGATGAACGGCGTCAATCTGGGCGAGCGCTCCACCTTCGCCGATATCGGCGCCACCACGACTGAGGCGCTGGGCGTGAAGTGGACGGGGCCGGGTGAGAGCTTCTGGCAAGCCCTGAAGTAA
- a CDS encoding peptidylprolyl isomerase, with the protein MVTTKSASLLLSASLLMLVACAPATQAQTTSAATPAPPTAPTFTPVKPLSAQPVRDFDKAAQVIDPAKTYRAVLKTEKGDITVELNAKAAPKAVNNFVFLALNHFYDGTRFHRVIDGFMAQGGDPLSADQAKQSEWGTGGPGYSFSAEPKNGLKFDSAGVLGMARAASLDSQGSQFFITVAPADFLDGQYTVFGKVIQGQDVLNQLTRNDDGRGPIAGKAADELKGVEILVSSGS; encoded by the coding sequence ATGGTCACCACAAAATCCGCTTCCCTGCTGTTGTCCGCCTCGCTGCTGATGCTGGTGGCCTGCGCGCCCGCCACCCAGGCCCAGACCACATCTGCCGCCACCCCGGCGCCCCCCACCGCGCCCACCTTCACTCCTGTCAAGCCCCTGAGCGCCCAGCCAGTACGGGACTTCGACAAGGCCGCTCAGGTCATTGATCCAGCCAAAACCTACCGTGCGGTCCTGAAAACCGAGAAGGGCGACATCACGGTGGAGCTGAACGCGAAAGCCGCGCCAAAAGCGGTCAATAACTTCGTCTTTCTGGCGCTGAACCATTTCTACGACGGCACGCGCTTTCACCGGGTCATTGACGGATTCATGGCCCAGGGCGGCGATCCCCTGAGTGCAGATCAGGCCAAGCAATCTGAGTGGGGCACCGGCGGCCCCGGTTACAGCTTCTCGGCGGAACCCAAAAATGGCCTGAAGTTTGACAGCGCGGGTGTGCTGGGCATGGCGCGGGCGGCCAGCCTGGATTCACAGGGCAGCCAGTTCTTCATCACGGTGGCCCCCGCTGACTTTCTGGACGGCCAGTACACCGTCTTTGGCAAGGTTATTCAGGGTCAGGACGTATTGAACCAGCTGACCCGCAACGACGACGGCAGAGGCCCGATTGCCGGAAAGGCAGCGGATGAGTTAAAGGGCGTGGAGATTCTGGTTTCCAGCGGAAGTTGA